From the genome of Thiohalobacter sp.:
AGGCCCTGATCGGTGCTGGGATAGTCGTAGTTGTCGAGCCGGTAGAGGTTCAGCGCCGCTTCCAGCGCACGGATGTCCTGGCGGGCCTTGACGATGCGCGCCTCGTCCGGCCGGTCCATGATGCGCGGCACCACGATGGCGGCGAGGATGCCGAGGATCACCACCACCACCATGATCTCGATCAGGGTGAAGCCCCGCTCGCGCCCGCCGGCGGGCGTCGCCCGCCCGAATCCCATGACCATCCCTCTGTCCCTGCCCTGTCGCATATCAAATTCAGGAATGCCGCCCATTCTAACCGATTCGTTGCCGGTGTTGGGCATGTCGCTGCGCGCCCCTGCACGCCCTGCAACCCCTTGTATCCCGCCTCTTGCATCTTGTATCTTGCGTCTCACCATGAACTCCCGAGAGGCACTGGTCCGAACCCATCGCTGGCTGCGCCGGCACGGCCTCAATGACTCCCACAGCGGCAATGCCTCGGTGCGCGAGGGCGACGACTTCTGGATCACGCCCACCGGCGCCTGTGCCGACAGCCTGGAGGCCGACGACCTGGTGCGCTGTCCGGTCGAGGGCGAGATTCCCGACGGCGCCTCGCTCGACGCGCCGCTGCACCAGGCGGTGTACCGACGGGTCGCCGATGCCGCCACGGTGCTGCACAGCCATGGCCCGCACGCGATCGCCATGACCCTGGACGGCCACGACTTCGTGCCCGACGACTTCGAGGGCCGTTACTACTTCGAAAGGATCCCGGTACTGGACATCGCCTTCGACGACTATGTCAGCGAGTCGCCCCGGCGGGTCGCCGCCAGCCTGGCGCGCTTCCCGGTGTGCGTGGTCCGTGGCCATGGCGTGTACGTGTGCGCGCCGAACCTGGATCTGGCCTACAAGCGCACCTGTTCCTTCGAGTCCAGCGCCCGGCTCAGCCTGCTGGGCCGGCTGGCCGGCACCCTGCCGGCGCGATAGCCGGTGGCCTGGTGATACACTTGGCCGCCGTATCCCAGCCGAGCAGAATCGCCCGCCCATGAGCCAGGCCAGTTCCCCCGTTCCCGTCGTCCTCGCCTTCTCCGGCAACGATCCCAGCGGCGGCGCCGGCATCCAGGCCGACATCGAGTCGCTGGTCAGCCACGGTTGCCACTGCGCGCCCATCATCACCACGCTGACGGTACAGGACACCCAGGACGTGCAGAGCATCGCGCCGCTGGACGGCCTGCTGGTGATGGAGCAGGCACGCGCCGTGCTGGAGGACATGCCGGTGGCCGGCATCAAGATCGGCC
Proteins encoded in this window:
- the gspG gene encoding type II secretion system major pseudopilin GspG translates to MVMGFGRATPAGGRERGFTLIEIMVVVVILGILAAIVVPRIMDRPDEARIVKARQDIRALEAALNLYRLDNYDYPSTDQGLEALVKKPTDPEPPRWKAGGYIDRLPKDPWGRPYQYLNPGQHGAIDLYSLGPDGRPSDDDIGNWNLE
- a CDS encoding class II aldolase/adducin family protein is translated as MNSREALVRTHRWLRRHGLNDSHSGNASVREGDDFWITPTGACADSLEADDLVRCPVEGEIPDGASLDAPLHQAVYRRVADAATVLHSHGPHAIAMTLDGHDFVPDDFEGRYYFERIPVLDIAFDDYVSESPRRVAASLARFPVCVVRGHGVYVCAPNLDLAYKRTCSFESSARLSLLGRLAGTLPAR